The window TACAAATCCCTTTAACTTCTCACCATAAAGCGTTTCAGCCTTTTTCTTATGCTCTGGGGACATGGATGCGGTGTGCATCACAATGAAGATATCTTTCAAGGATATACCCCTAGCCTCCAATTTATCCAAAAATTGAAACCCGTCCATTTGAGGCATCTCAACATCTAAAAAGATCAGATCAGCAGCAGAATGGTTGTTTTGGAGATACTCAAGAGCTTGCTGGGGATCAGTGATGTACTCAATCTCTTCAGCAACGTCCATATCTTGCAATAATCGCTGATGTAGGAAAGCGGTTGTAGCATCATCTTCGATGATTAAGATCTTCTTTACTTTTTTCATTAGGCCCAGATTAAAAAATATGCACAACATTGTGCATCTATGATGCTAAGAGATTGAGAAGAGAACTATATACGCTTGCGAAGGTACTTACTGAGGGTTTATAAAAAACAATCATTATGTGAGCAGCCACTATTTGCCTGTCAATACTATCAAAATGAAAATGCCTATTCATTTTGATAGGTAAAATTTCTTGGTATTCTTACTATACTCTTATGCTCCCCGCTCAAAGGTTTCTCATGTCCTTTAGCAATATTTTTTTTCCAGAAGGCGCTTAACAGATGTTACATAAAAAGTCTTCCCATATCTGGTGGAATTGCCCAGCTGGTTTAATTTATAAGCAACTTTCCGCAGAGAAGCCCCTTCCTTTTTAAGCAAGCGAGCCATTTCACCAGCCTTTATATTGTTCTCTTTGATGCGGCCATTTTCTATTGTAGACACCATTCCTTTCCATTGTGCCTCTAGAGCCAGATTCTCTGGATTGCTCAGTATAAAGCCATTAGATTTTTGTATTGTCCCATCTTTTTTATTTATTTCCTTATGGAAGAATTCAAAGCGCTCAGCAGAAAGCGGGATATTATTGTCATCGGAGCCTCTGCCGGTGGCTTGCCTGCTCTGATGGAACTGGTAAAGGGTTTGCCCGCCGATTTTCCGGCCGCCATCTTCATCGTGCTGCATCTACCTCCCTTTTCCACAAATTTCATTCCCGAGATTCTAAGCAAGTTAGGTCCCCTGGAAGTCGTAGAGCCAACAGATGGGGAGCCGATTCAATACGGGCGCATCTATGTGGCGGCACCTGACAACCACCTTTTGCTTGAGAACGACAAGATTATCATCAAAAGGGGGCCTAAGGAGAACCGTTTCCGTCCTTCTATCGATGCGTTGTTTCGTTCGGCCTCTTATCTTTACGGACCCCGCGTCATTGGGGTCGTCTTATCGGGCATGCTCGATGATGGCACCTCTGGCCTGTGGTCGGTGAAGCGCATGGGAGGCTTGGCCATTATCCAGGATCCGATCGACGCGGCTTTTCCAGCGATGCCAGCCAACGTGCTGGAATACGTAAAGGTAGATTACCAAGTGCCCATTGCACAGTTAGCAGCCCTGCTTTTTAGCCTGGTTGGAGAGACTACCCCTAAAAAGCCAAAAATACCCACCAAGGAGCTAGGGCTGCTGGAAATGGAAGTTGTCATTGCAACCCAAGACAATGCCTTCCAGATGGGCATTATCCAGATGGGCGAGCTAACCCCGTTTACGTGCCCGGATTGCCACGGAGCCCTCACCCAACTCAAGGAAGGAAAGATTATGCGATTCCGCTGCCACA of the Flammeovirgaceae bacterium 311 genome contains:
- a CDS encoding response regulator receiver protein (COG0784 FOG: CheY-like receiver), with translation MLCIFFNLGLMKKVKKILIIEDDATTAFLHQRLLQDMDVAEEIEYITDPQQALEYLQNNHSAADLIFLDVEMPQMDGFQFLDKLEARGISLKDIFIVMHTASMSPEHKKKAETLYGEKLKGFVQKPLQAEFIKDAICKIDRV
- a CDS encoding resolvase, N-terminal (COG3517 Uncharacterized protein conserved in bacteria); translated protein: MQHDEDGGRKIGGQTLYQFHQSRQATGRGSDDNNIPLSAERFEFFHKEINKKDGTIQKSNGFILSNPENLALEAQWKGMVSTIENGRIKENNIKAGEMARLLKKEGASLRKVAYKLNQLGNSTRYGKTFYVTSVKRLLEKKYC
- a CDS encoding CheB methylesterase (COG2201 Chemotaxis response regulator containing a CheY-like receiver domain and a methylesterase domain); translation: MLDDGTSGLWSVKRMGGLAIIQDPIDAAFPAMPANVLEYVKVDYQVPIAQLAALLFSLVGETTPKKPKIPTKELGLLEMEVVIATQDNAFQMGIIQMGELTPFTCPDCHGALTQLKEGKIMRFRCHTGHAFTISALLAEVTESVEDNLWQAMRSLEESNMLLEKLGQHFTKEGQIGEAELFQTKAQQMAKQARLIHDAIFAQQILSADVRLDKQHTPKKARKG